The genomic segment TCTGGACCAAGCACCGCCACCTCCCACTTAGATCACAGCAGCATCAGCCCCGCCCTGGCTATGACCTCATGGCCTCCAGATGCTCCTTTTACATCCTAAGTCTGATCACAAGGAGGCAACCTGCTCTCCACCCTCTGAGGGGGCCTCATCTCTTACAATGGCTCCTAAAGTCCTACCTCATCTAGGGTCCTCCACCCTTCTCTGACCCAAACTGTTACTACTCTTCCCCTGCTCGGTTCAATCCTGCCATACCTGCCATACCGTGCCAGGCATaaccctgcctcagggcctttgcactcgctGGAGCCTCCATGTGGTGactcactccctcacctcctgcattagtttcctattgctactgtaacaaattaccatggAGTTAGTGCCATAAGACACtgtaaatatattatcttacagttctggaggtcaaagGTCCAAAATGGGTTTCCCAGGGataaaaatcaaggtgttggcaggactgcattccttctggaggctctaggggaaaacctatttccctgcctttcccagattctagaggccacctgcattccagGGCTCATGGGATAGCGACAGTTTTATAGCATCTCCAAGTCACACCCTCTGATCCTTGCTGCTGTTGTCATggctccttctctgactctgagtCTCCTGCCCCTTTCTTTCCCTTAGAAGGATACTTGTGCTTACACTGGGTCCACCTGGAggatccaggataatctctccatctcaggaTCCTCAATTTAATCACAACTGCAAAGCTCCTTCGCCATGGACGCAGCCTGTTCACATCTATGGGATTAGGaagtggacatctttgggggagcTATTATTCTGCTTACCACATCTCCCCTGGGTCTTTACTCGAATGCTACCGTCTCGGGACGGTCCTCCCTGGCCATCTGTGGTGGCTGCTGCAGGTGTCCCACCCACGTCCTTTTTACCAGTGTTCACCCCAAGTGCTGCTGCACCTGTTGGCCAATACATCTTCGGAGCTGATCCTTCTCTAAGGAACTTCCCTAGGCCAAAGCGGGGCTGCCTCACCTGGAGGCCGTGCCACAGATCACCACCGCTAACTGACTGACCAGCTGACTGAGGGGACAGTCCATGCTCCAGAGAACTCCCTGGGAGCAGGGTCAAGTGAGGCTCAGCTGGGACCACATACTCGCTTTCCCGTCTCTACCTGTTCCCTCATTCTCCTTCTCCAGAttctgcaccctcctcccctaCCCCAAATACATCCCACTTGAACAAGAAcccctccctgggctctgcttctagggaatGTGAACCAAGACACTGCCCTACTTAAAACAGCGACCCACCCTCTCCACCTCACACACCCCTCACCTTCCTTCCTGCCTAATTTTTCTCTGTGGTACTTACTGTTACCTAACATActgcatattttacttttttatcttgttatgCTGTCTCCTACCGCAATATAGGCTCCCCAAGGTCagggatttttatctgttttgttcactgctatccCCAGTAACAAGAATAGAATATGGGTCATACTAGGCCCCCAGTAAACATCAATCAGTGAATGAATAGAGCTTTCTTTCCCTCAGGGCCTTACTAAAAGAACCAACCAATTAATTTTCAGGGCTTGGCAAGGGGAAGGCATTTCTCCAGATCTCTGGGCTAAACTCCTCCCATGCCAGCCTGCCCAGAGCCGCAGTGTTTACTGCTGAGCCTACGCTAAGGCCGGGCTCGTGCTGTCCTTCAAAGGCCCCTCACCATCCAAACCCGTTTGGTTCCTGAGTTGGCTAGTTGAGGGCAGATCAGATGGCAAGTGGACGGCGAGAGAACCTATTTGGTTCTTGCATTTCCGACAAGAATCCGGACACCATGTGCAGTATGTGGATAGTCAGGGATACCCGCACCTTACTCGTCCTGGGTAATGATCAAAGAGCGAAGGCTGACAATATGCAAATAAGGATGGAACGATGTGGCAGCACGCTGTTGCCCGAGCGTCTCTCGGAGGGTGAGATGGAGAAGGGTCAGGGCAGAAAGTGAGTCACCACAGAGCACGTCCACCTCTGGAGAGCCTGTGTCTTCTCAGCAGTGACATCTTCACCTTGGAGGTGGCGATGGAGTTTCAGTTTCATCATCATTCTGACATGCGTACACATGAGtttggttcctggcacagagtttCAAAAACCTGTGGAATCCTctgagtgataggagtgtcttcTGTTATTCTTAAGGAGTCTCTTTTAGGGACCATATCTGACAATGAGGTGACATGGGGGTATGGATAGACAGTCTCAGGATGAGGGCTGGTCTCTAGAAAAACGAGCCCCACGATTAGAGGGTTGGAAGTTCCGACTCCACCCCAACCTCCAAGGAGGGGAATgaggctggagattgagttcagtCCTGTGGCCATGATTTAATCAACCACACCTACAGAATGAAGCCCAATAAAAACTTTGAACACCAAGGCTTGGGGAGCCTCCAGCTTGGTGAACATGTGGATGTGTGAGGACAGTGGTACACCCcaactccacagggacagaagcttCTGCACTCAGGACCCTTCCATACCTTGTCCTATGTACCTCTTCACTGggctgttcatttgtatccttgATAATAAATTTGTTGGATTTAGCAATCTTGTTCTGTGTTCTCGGGTCTTGGTGctctcatggccaaagaatgaccagatgcaccaaagtaaggcaagcacgaaaatgaggtttattgaggagagaaagataggattttagggcaagagcaagatatagattTATAAAGcgtgatacatatgccacagatgacaaccggaCCCCTTGTCATAGCAGAAAAAGAGAGCTTGGTTACGGTCTGGGTCTTGTTCTATGGTGTCCGAATAGGGACCTCCCatggttcaaatgtcaccatgGGACCACTGTGACTGAACAGCTGGGAGtcatatgacctgagtcttactgcacatgcagATTTCTCATGAACACAGGACGAGATTGTTAAATCTGACAAAACGGTAATCATAAGTgtagcactttcctgagttctgtgagtcatctTAGCAAATTACTGAACCTGAAGGGAGGTCGTGGGAACTCCTGACTTTGTAGCCGAGTCAGACAGAAATGCGGGTAACCTCGGGACCTGGGACTTGTGGtaggcatctgaagtggggggcagtcttgtgtGACTGGGCCCTGAACCTGTGGGGCCTGTGCTAACTTCAGGTATTGTCAGAAATAAATTGAATTGTTAGAGATTAGTTAGTGTCATAGAATTGGTGTTAggatataaaatatgtacatttatttggggtttatatatatacatatataatttttgagacagagtctcactctgttgcctgggctagagtgagtgccgtggcgtcagcctagctcacagcaacctcaaaatcctgggctcaagcaatcctcctgcctcagcctcccaagtagctgggaccacaggcatgtgccaccatgcccggctaattttttctatatatatttttacctgtccatatgatttctttctatttttagtagagacggggtctcactcttgctcaggccggtctcgaactcctgacctcgagcgatcctcccgcctcggcctcccagagtgctaggattacaggcgtgagccaccgcgcccagccagggtttatattttttaaagagctatGGACATACCAAATCTATATGCAGTTTTAGGTTTGCCTCCTATACttaattgaaattataaaaataactcaagCTAAAGATCTGagatattttctcctttaaaatcatTCTGTACATCATTTAGCTTTGAGGAACACCAGAGAATCAAATCATATTACCCTGCGGTCAGAGCTAACATCGGGCACTTTTATGTGCTAGGCAACATTTCATGGAGCTCACTTAATTCACAAATAACCATATCGCTTAAAAGTCATTTCCTTATAAatcttactttgtttttattctggtAAATCAGAAGATTCAAGAAGCTTCCATTGGGGTTGGGGAATTTAGAAAGGCTTCTTTGAGGGTGATTTTCATAGATTTTCACTTTTGATTAAACAGGTGGAGACCTAGTTACTTCCTAAGGAAGTAACCAGCAGGGAAGTTTCTAAGTCTGACGTTCTCACCGCACATTTCTCCCTACGGGAGGGAGGTCTGGGCCACACTGTTTACTGTCCTGCTGTCTTTGCAACAGAAGGGCTTTCAGCCTTCATTCGTGACTATCTCATCCACCCTGGCAAGTTTCCCTTTCATCGATGAGCTACGGCAGATAGAGCTGGGCCGCATCTGTGGACCACGCCCAAGCTTGCTGCCTCCATCTTTCCACCCTCTGTAGCATCGCAGGCAAGTGCTGGCAACTCCGCCTCCTCCAGCATTTGGCTCAGACAATGGCCACGCTAAGGGCACACAGCGCTGAATTTAATCCTGATCCCCTGAAATAAAAGCGTTTCCATTTCAAGATTTCTGACCTTATAAAGGGAGCTATCCCATTGTCCCTATGGTATGGCAACATCAAAGTGACTCTACCAGGTAGTAGAGACCGACCGTCTGTAATGTGCCGTCATTGGAAGAAATACCTTTAGCACCCcacagatttcagatttttctctttaaataagtTTTTGCTGAGAGTAAAAAAGCATGAATTCTCaaagcatgaatttttaaaaacaaacatacctGATTCCTGGCCAGGGTGAAGGAAGGTGCATTTTAAGGGAGATTTTACTACTGTCGCCTGGTCTGCAGACTCAAAATAAACAGACACACAGTGGTTTGTGTTTGGAATTAACTTGTCAATGACATAGGTGAAATTTCCActcatgtttcttttcattttgggtATATGctgtaaaaacaagcaaaaaatcaGAAGACTATGAATGAGAATTTCATTTAGAAGCAGGCCCTAAGAGTTTCTTTGGGGATTTGTCTTCAAATCTTAAGCAAGTTAGAATATCACAGGCTTGGCAAGAAGGATTTATAAGTCACTTGGGGAGAGCAATTTATCACAAGACTACACATACgtgtatttatatacacaccCATACACATATATTTGCAACCGTGAAATCTAGTCTAGCAATttcatcttacaaatgaggaaaaggtCCCCAAAAGGAATAATCTCTGTGATGTCAAGATTATCTTGTCTCATTGACAATGTATGTGTACTTTACACTTGAGAAATGCTTTCAtgcatattaactcatttgactTTGAAAACAGTCTTGAAAGTAGGCATTATCTCCATTCCACGggtgaggaaactgcagctcagagtGGCTAAGTAACttctccaaggccacacagcttgtcTGTGACAGAACTGAGGCTGATGTCTGGTTTCCTAATTTCTCCCTTGAAACACCTTGCCTCTTATTTCCCATGTAGTTGTGTTCCGTTTTGGAAGGTTCTTTCATGAATAACAACTTTTGTACCCTGTTTTACAGTTCTCAAAATACATTCTTACTagcagttttacagatgaagattcCTAGCAGTTCAAAGACAGCATTCTGTAATAATGCTGTCCTGCAAGTTTCTGTCTGGAAGGAGAAGGAGTTACTGAACAAACACACAACTCAACAAACTAAAAGCTTCCCCTCCAGCGGCCACTGCagatccctccttccttccatagAAAAACTCCTTAGTGAGCTTACCCCTCTGTCTCCaacttttctcctctctttcttgaATCTACTCCAACCAGGTCTTTGCCCCATGACTCCATCAAAAATACTTTTATCAAGGGCACAGTGACTACCATATTGCCAAGTCCAATAATCAAGCCTCTTCTAACTTGTCCCATTTACACCACTGGACTCAGTAGATCattttctccttctggaactttCTTCTCTCAGCTACCAGGACACATCAATCACTCTCACCTGTTTTTCCTCCTACCATGCTAGTTGCTCCTTCTTagtctatttttgttgtttcttcctCATTTGCTAGATCTCCAAATTTTGGAATGCTCCAGGGCTCCATCCTGGacatcttctcttctctctgtgtgtccacTCCCAGGGGATCTCATTGGGTCTCAGGGCATTCGACATAGACCAAGAAGCCAATGACTCCCCAGGACATCTCTCCAGCTGGAGTTCTCCCCTGAATTCCAGGCTCGGTACATCCAACCCCTGCCCAGCATCTCCTCCTAGATGCCTTCCTTACAGGCACCTCACATTTAATGTGTCCAGAACTGAGCTGCTATCCAACTCCTGCCTGCTTCATCTGTAATCTTCCCCATTTTAGTTAATGGCAACTccaacttctctctttctctaccaCACCACACATCCAATCTGTCTGAAAATACTACTGGCTCCATGTGCAAAATATGTGCAGAATTCAATGGCTTCTCACCACCCCCTCAACCTCCCAGTGGTCCAAGCCACCACCATCTGTTGCCTGGATGATACCaatggcctattttttttttcttaatttaactaAGACTAACTTTCTTTAATGAAGACAATGCCTATTAACTACAGTTTTCCTCTTACAGAGTTGTCAATATCCTAATAAGCAtaggatatttattttagaaatcataATCTAAAACATAGAGTTAGTAGCTTATGGGTTGAACACCAATGAGACATGATTGAAATATGATAGCTAATGACACTTGATACAGTCCCTGACTCACATAAACCTATTTTCCCCTattatttttgcttccttttcctaGAGTGTTGATTATAATCCATgtgaatattaaagaaaaaatgataatagtCATGTAATTTGCCTATTAAGTGACTACCATCCTAATAGTGTCTTAACTGGTCTCCCAACTTCCGCCTTTGCCCCTATGATCCGTTCTTAACTTACCAGCCAGGATGCCCTGTTAAGCCTTAGGTCCCCCAGTGACTTTTGGCGCACTTAGAAGACTCAGACCCACAAAGCCCTACAAGGTCCAGCCCCATCACCTCTCCAACCTCACTTCTTCCTATTCTCCCCCCACGTCACTCCATTCCAGCCACCTCTCCCTGCTTTTTCTCAAATTCATGGGCCcactccagcctcagggcctttgaacTTCCTGTGccttctgcctgaaatgcttCTGCCCTGATATCTATCTTGCAGGCTGGTCTGACTTGCAAGGGTTTTATAATTGGCAAAGGTGCTGCTAACATAAGCTGTGGTTCCAGAAGGGTCGGTCCACTGCTGAATGTAGTTTGTCTGTTTTCACTTTATCCAGCATTCTGAGGGATGGAGACAACCAAAACTGAAgatccaggtctgtctgacacCCTGAGGTTACTGACAGTCAGTCAGGTCCTTTGTGGAAATCAGGAGAGGCTAGAACTTCTGGAAAGCGTCACTTCCCTGTGTATGACGGCcggagaggcagagacagatgCTTTTCCTGCATGGAAACCACGCTTTTCAAAGAAATCTCACCCTGGCTTGCTGAAATCTATGCTACACTGTCTCTCTCTTGTGTGTGTCCCTTGATGATGTGCAAGTGGATTATTCTCTTAAAGAAGACTGAATGAACTCTAGACTTCTGTCCTAAAATCAGACCTTGTAGTTTTAATTGTTCAATtacaaatttcctttttcaaaagaGAGTCAACTGTGTTTGTTGTCAACTCAGAACGGTTTTGATCCTAACACTAGAGACAACGTACCTTCTTCACAATCCCCTCTGACTCTTCTTCGATGACAAGTGATAAATCAATCTGCAATCTTTCCTCAATGTCGGATGGAAATTTTACCATCACATTGATGTGGTCTGTAAAaccagcaatctcaaactctggTGGTTCAAAAgatactgtttaaaaaaacaaagtcagaCACAAACCCCAAGGTCAGTCAATGATTGCATAACGAGGCCTCCCGTTATGATACAACCttacttcttttaaagaaaagctattttctttttaatctgccTATGATCCTAGTTGtagcatgtgttatttttattttcttggtgaaAAACTGAGAATAATGTAAGTGAAGTGATTTGTTTCACATTACCAcaggaaaacacaaatacattttggAACAGAAGCCAGTAACTTTCCCAATTTTCAGGCTGTATTcttaatacaaaattaaaaatgacttatattcatattacaataataatacataatcattgtagaaatatcagaaaatatagACAATTGTCTCTGAATGTGGTTAATTATATTTTGTCTATgctgtatgtgtataaatatatacatatataaactaaACTTGTGTTAatataggtatatacacacatatatgtacacacacacatatatataaactaaaattaaatcagTCTAACCCATACTGTtttgcatggtatatattttCACTTAACTATATTTCACATACATATCAATATATATCTAGCTACATCAAGGGCTGGTAAACTATGGCCCACGGTCTGTGGATTTTTGCATTACCTACAAGTtcagaatggtttttattttttttaagagtttaaaaaaaatgaagaggaataTATGACAGAGACCACAGGtggcccacaaagtctaaaaGTGTTTCTTCTCTGGTCCTTTATAGAAAGTCTGCCAACTTCTGATTTACATCATAATTTTTCAAGGCTAACTCTATTCTACTAAGTGGCTGTATCAAGGTTTAACTGATTCACTGTTTTGAACAGTTAATTGTCTctaatttttctgtatcattGAGTGTTCTTGTAGCTAAATCTTTCCATTTGTCCTTAATAATTTCTTTAGGACAAATTACTAAAAAGGAATTCTGGATTAGAGTAGGCCTATGTTAAGGTTTTTAATAGAAACTGTCAAATAGCGTCTGAAGGGCTGTACCAAAACATGTTCTCTGTATTTCCTTTAAATCTGGGTATTCAGGTATTTTTCATATTGATCATTTGAGTCATGAAAAATATCTCATTGTTACGTTAATATAGATTGTTTAATGACCCAAATACCATGACCTATATattgtgcttttctttcttttctatgtaTACACACAGATGTCTgttcatacacatacacaaacgtGCACATGATTCTGGCAACACTTGTGTCTAAACTGTTTGCCACAGTGGGATTCGGTCATCATCACCACTTTGCtaagggtgtatgtgtgtgtgtgcacccacaCAGCCATACAGGGAGCTGAACCTGAATAGATCTCCTGGAAACTAGCTGTGAATTGGGAAATGAAAAAGTAACAGAGCTAGAGCTGTTAATACAACTGCCTTGGGGAAGCTGACACCAGtcacagggaaagaaagaaggggtaGACCCACTTTTGGGGTTTGCTCTTCTCCTCTGAGCTTTGGGCCCTAGGTGCCTGTACATGTGGGTGTTCACACATACAAGAGCTACTGTGCTACCATCTGGGGGTGGAGTTGCTGTATTAAGAAAAACACCGGCCCAAAGAGATGGGACAGCTTAGCTAAAGACACCTAAATACAGCTCCCCACTTCCTTTTGGggtgtaaaacagaaaaatagcagCTATGACTATCTGAATGCCTGCCTTATACAGGCATTGAGCAAATCTGCAAAGTGAAGATTATTGTTCCACTTTTCAGATaaaaagctgaggcccagagaaggaaggTAACTAGTCCATGGTTCCAGGAGTaggaagtggcagggccaggaggtgAGCCTAGCTAGTCCCGAGTCTCGAACACCTTTGCAGACCTTCCTATTTCATGGTAGAGCAAATGATGATCTTGACAATAAGGATGAAGCTGAGAAACAGAGATCAACTCACTATCAATGGCCGGAAAGAAAGTCTTCATACAATGGCCCAGCAACGTGGTCCCTCTGAATCCTTCTACTTTTATAACGTAGACCTCATGTATGTTTTTCCACACATGTGTTAGGTCACAAAATGATCTCGTGGTATTTACACAGTCCTCAATGGTCTTCATAGCTTCTTTTCTACTTTGGAAAGAAAAGacattgaaaaaggaaaatgttagcATTTATGTAATAGAAATCACTTTTCTGGGTGCCTCACTTCCTCATTTCCTTTAGGGTTCTGCTCAAATATCATTATATCAAATCATCTTCCTTAACCACCTTATTTAAAATGGGACATCTTgtaccctccccacccctgcactcTCAATCCCTCTTacccttcatttttcttcatagagTTTACCTGCACCTGCCACAATATGCCTTTAGTTGTTTGCTGATGTCTCTACCTACTACTTTCAGAATGTCtactccaggagggcagggattaTAGCTCACAGTTGGATGCCCTGGCATGcaggaggtgctcagtaaatattttctggatgaatgaatgaatgaaacttggGCTTTCACGGTAGAGGCCTCAGATTTCCCTCCCCCTACAGAACGATCATGAATGCCTTCCCTGagacctcctctctctctggctAAGATGACATGATCCAGTCCTAAGTCAGTCCTGAGTAAACATCTGACCTACTGAACTTCAGAAAGGTGGGTGAGTGATACACCTGATCACTCAAAGCGGAGTGAAACTTTAAGACTTTATAGCAGGCACTGAAGAGAAACCCACAAAAGACCCTCCACTGgctcaggcagcagcagcagcagcagcagcagcagcagcagcagcagcagcagctataTGCCAAATAAATAACCAACAAAAGGGGCTACCCAATCAAAGCAATGACTTAGGAGAGTGATTGTTAGACATGGAAGAAGACAGCCAAAGAAGGCTCCACCCACTATGTCCAATCCTTGCAGCAATCCCTCAGTGGAGGCATTAGCTCAACAGgctgagctctgtgccaggtgGCAGGCTGGTTAGTAACCAACCAGACTTTGGACCCAGGCCTGTCCTAGACTGGGCAGGGAGCTTTCTGGTGTCCCACCGGAGAAAAGACAAGTGGACATAAACAATCAATATTGTCAACAGACCTTTGTACTCCAGTCCTCAGAAAACATAGGATTTTTAAACATTCAGATCAACTGAATTAGGAAAATCATTGCAAAAACCATATGcaataatattttgtttgtgaGGTTTTGACCTGTAGGAATCGGCTTTGATTATAAATATAAGCTTTGTCAAAAAGAACTTTGGATTATTAAAGcattcaatttaattaaaaatggatagGTGTTTTATCTTTGACCTTTTAAGTCtctaaataaaaaacagacagagagacagagagagagtgagatATCACCTCTTCCCCCACGCCCCACATAATAGAATGATAATGTTTaccaacagaaaaattaaatgtcaaaCCAACCTCATGACTGTGTACAATGATGTATAGTGAGTTGGTACAACAGAATGGTTTTTAAATTCCCATGATAAGATTGACCGGAAATtttgtaatgttatttttaaatcgCAAAGTTCATTTGAAGAATctaaagagaagagaaggggaaaaacacATTAAAACGTACAGCCCAAGGTTGTATTCTGGCCACTATTCAATCATCTGTTGAGATCTACGGCTCACATCTATAGCAGAAGAAGCCCTCTGGAGAGCCCTAGGGTCTTAGAAACAGGAAGTCTGCTGGACATGGgaaatgaactattaataatacagttAATTAATAAGCAACACATTGTCAGGGCAGGCAAGCTTGGGAAACAGGAACTCAGTGTTGCGTAAACAGAATTTGGACAGAAGGGCTTCTTCGATTATTATTGCTCTCCTTCTGCGGCTCACTGAACCAAAATAACCCAGGCCATCCTGACCCACATGGTGTACTTCCCCTTTCCCGCCACACCCAGTTCTTTCAACTCAGCTCCCAGCTCCTTCACGAAGTCCTTCTTAAGCAGCTCAACCACTGCAAGATTTTCTTCTTCTGGATTCCCTTCTGTACTTATTCTCCCATCACAGAGTAGAGGGGAGTTTAATGTGTTCCCAGACAGGCTCTTTCCAGGCATTTAAGCCCCACAACAATGCTGAAGCAGGCACTACTAatagacccattttacagactgtGAAATCGAGTTGGGTTACACAGTGTTATGCAGCTGGGAAGTGGCAGTGGCAAATGAGACTCACAGCTACCCTTGTCAAGTCCTGCCTTatatggttatatttttaaaggtcatCTAAGTTTCCTGTGGTTAGGTCCCAGgcctttgctccttttttttttccccctcaattttcagatatttattagTCAGTGTAATCCCCAACACAATACATCAACATGATTTCAGGCATTTAGAGAAGAAATATTTCCTGGTTAAGTAGAAAATTGTGCAGATGGTTTCTCGAAGACCTTATAGGCAGCTTTATAGTGAAACTTCTTGTTTAGAAGTCTGGACTTTCTTTCTTCAGTTTGCTGTAATCCACATTTACTAAGCAGAACTTGTATTGATCATTGGGACCCATTTTGTTCCAGAGTTCTGGGTATTGCTCAATCCAGATATTAGTTGGGACAGAAGGGCCTTTGCTTCTTGATTGCCAACTCTTCAGCACCCAATGCTTAGCACAAGGCCAGAGACATATTTAATGCTTATTGAAATTTTGTGGACAGATTTATATATGTAGGCAAGaagtttagttaaaaaaattatttccatttgtctAGAATCAATAGGTGGAAGAATgtaaattaaagagaaattatttctggATCATTTTTTGTTTGGCATAGTCTGTGTCTCCTCATTA from the Eulemur rufifrons isolate Redbay chromosome 7, OSU_ERuf_1, whole genome shotgun sequence genome contains:
- the IFNAR2 gene encoding interferon alpha/beta receptor 2 isoform X4, producing the protein MLLSQNASAIRSLNLILMVFISLVFGVLCDLPDSSNELCDLKITLQNFRSILSWEFKNHSVVPTHYTSLYTVMSRKEAMKTIEDCVNTTRSFCDLTHVWKNIHEVYVIKVEGFRGTTLLGHCMKTFFPAIDISFEPPEFEIAGFTDHINVMVKFPSDIEERLQIDLSLVIEEESEGIVKKHIPKMKRNMSGNFTYVIDKLIPNTNHCVSVYFESADQATVVKSPLKCTFLHPGQESGTKLMCTHVRMMMKLKLHRHLQGEDVTAEKTQALQRWTCSVVTHFLP
- the IFNAR2 gene encoding interferon alpha/beta receptor 2 isoform X5; this encodes MLLSQNASAIRSLNLILMVFISLVFGVLCDLPDSSNELCDLKITLQNFRSILSWEFKNHSVVPTHYTSLYTVMSRKEAMKTIEDCVNTTRSFCDLTHVWKNIHEVYVIKVEGFRGTTLLGHCMKTFFPAIDISFEPPEFEIAGFTDHINVMVKFPSDIEERLQIDLSLVIEEESEGIVKKHIPKMKRNMSGNFTYVIDKLIPNTNHCVSVYFESADQATVVKSPLKCTFLHPGQESGEDVTAEKTQALQRWTCSVVTHFLP
- the IFNAR2 gene encoding interferon alpha/beta receptor 2 isoform X6, coding for MLLSQNASAIRSLNLILMVFISLVFGVLCDLPDSSNELCDLKITLQNFRSILSWEFKNHSVVPTHYTSLYTVMSRKEAMKTIEDCVNTTRSFCDLTHVWKNIHEVYVIKVEGFRGTTLLGHCMKTFFPAIDISFEPPEFEIAGFTDHINVMVKFPSDIEERLQIDLSLVIEEESEGIVKKHIPKMKRNMSGNFTYVIDKLIPNTNHCVSVYFESADQATVVKSPLKCTFLHPGQESGDQD
- the IFNAR2 gene encoding interferon alpha/beta receptor 2 isoform X3, whose translation is MLLSQNASAIRSLNLILMVFISLVFGVLCDLPDSSNELCDLKITLQNFRSILSWEFKNHSVVPTHYTSLYTVMSRKEAMKTIEDCVNTTRSFCDLTHVWKNIHEVYVIKVEGFRGTTLLGHCMKTFFPAIDISFEPPEFEIAGFTDHINVMVKFPSDIEERLQIDLSLVIEEESEGIVKKHIPKMKRNMSGNFTYVIDKLIPNTNHCVSVYFESADQATVVKSPLKCTFLHPGQESESSESGKIGGIITMFLIAVILTSTIVVLKRIGYICLRKKIPKVLNEGLAMLPRLESSGYSQVQS
- the IFNAR2 gene encoding interferon alpha/beta receptor 2 isoform X7 produces the protein MLLSQNASAIRSLNLILMVFISLVFGVLCDLPDSSNELCDLKITLQNFRSILSWEFKNHSVVPTHYTSLYTVMSRKEAMKTIEDCVNTTRSFCDLTHVWKNIHEVYVIKVEGFRGTTLLGHCMKTFFPAIDISFEPPEFEIAGFTDHINVMVKFPSDIEERLQIDLSLVIEEESEGIVKKHIPKMKRNMSGNFTYVIDKLIPNTNHCVSVYFESADQATVVKSPLKCTFLHPGQESEFS